The Halorientalis sp. IM1011 genome window below encodes:
- a CDS encoding 30S ribosomal protein S11 has protein sequence MPEEGPDDIWGIAHVHASFNNTIITITDQTGAETLAKSSGGTVVKQNRDEASPYAAMQMAETVAEEVLAQGVEGVHVRVRGPGGNQQTNPGPGAQATIRALARAGLEIGRIEDVTPTPHDGTRAPKNSGF, from the coding sequence ATGCCAGAGGAAGGACCAGACGACATCTGGGGCATCGCCCACGTGCACGCATCGTTCAACAACACGATCATCACGATCACCGACCAGACCGGCGCGGAGACGCTCGCGAAGTCTTCCGGCGGGACGGTCGTCAAGCAGAATCGCGACGAGGCCTCGCCGTACGCGGCCATGCAGATGGCCGAGACGGTCGCAGAGGAAGTCCTCGCGCAGGGCGTCGAGGGCGTCCACGTTCGCGTGCGCGGTCCCGGCGGGAACCAGCAGACCAACCCCGGTCCGGGCGCGCAGGCGACGATTCGCGCGCTGGCACGAGCCGGCCTGGAGATCGGTCGTATCGAGGACGTGACACCCACCCCGCACGACGGGACGCGCGCACCGAAGAACAGCGGGTTCTAA
- a CDS encoding 30S ribosomal protein S13 — MSAEDPPEDENAEEEEEDIRYFVRIGQTDLDGTKSVERALTDMNGIGHRAARIIIEKTDIDRREVFGKLEDEEIEEIVGLVEGFAEEVPEWMTNHQSDFFSGETTHEIGNDLNMTRRQDINRMKMIDSYRGVRHKRGQKVRGQRTKSTGRTEGTIGVNVEAIKEEQAEEAAGEEEGGEE, encoded by the coding sequence ATGAGTGCAGAAGACCCACCCGAGGACGAGAACGCGGAGGAAGAAGAGGAGGACATCCGCTATTTCGTCCGTATCGGACAGACCGACCTCGACGGGACGAAATCCGTCGAGCGAGCACTGACTGACATGAACGGTATCGGACACCGGGCCGCCCGGATCATCATCGAGAAGACGGACATCGACCGTCGCGAAGTCTTCGGCAAGCTCGAAGACGAGGAGATCGAGGAGATCGTCGGCCTCGTGGAAGGGTTCGCCGAGGAAGTCCCGGAGTGGATGACCAACCACCAGTCGGACTTCTTCTCGGGGGAGACCACCCACGAGATCGGCAACGATCTCAACATGACCCGCCGGCAGGACATCAACCGGATGAAGATGATCGACTCCTACCGCGGGGTTCGCCACAAGCGCGGACAGAAGGTCCGCGGACAGCGCACGAAGTCCACCGGTCGTACCGAGGGGACCATCGGCGTCAACGTCGAGGCGATCAAGGAAGAGCAGGCCGAGGAGGCCGCCGGCGAAGAGGAGGGAGGTGAAGAGTAA
- a CDS encoding 30S ribosomal protein S4 has product MPLGTKTKLYETPNHPFQGERIADEHDLVARYGLKNKEELWRAQSELRSYRREARQLLGAAQGDAEAAESQEFLARLKKLGILNDEDDLDAILSLDVTDVLERRLQTVVYRKGLANTAKQARQFIVHGHVTVEGSRVTEPSRKVAVAEGDLVEFDSTSPLTDELHPERAEEQ; this is encoded by the coding sequence ATGCCACTCGGAACGAAGACGAAACTCTACGAGACACCGAACCACCCGTTCCAGGGTGAACGTATCGCCGACGAGCACGACCTCGTCGCTCGCTACGGACTCAAGAACAAAGAGGAACTCTGGCGCGCCCAGTCGGAACTGCGATCCTACCGGCGTGAGGCCCGCCAGCTGCTCGGTGCCGCCCAGGGCGACGCCGAAGCCGCCGAGAGCCAGGAGTTCCTGGCCCGGCTGAAGAAACTCGGCATCCTCAACGACGAGGACGACCTGGACGCCATCCTGTCGCTGGACGTGACCGACGTGCTGGAGCGTCGCCTCCAGACGGTCGTCTACCGCAAGGGCCTGGCCAACACGGCCAAGCAGGCCCGCCAGTTCATCGTCCACGGACACGTGACGGTCGAGGGAAGTCGCGTCACCGAGCCCTCGCGGAAGGTCGCCGTCGCGGAAGGTGACCTCGTCGAGTTCGACAGCACGAGTCCGCTGACGGACGAACTCCACCCCGAACGCGCGGAGGAACAGTAA
- a CDS encoding DNA-directed RNA polymerase subunit D, producing the protein MAPDYDVEFIDRGDRNREARFLVRDVSPAFANGIRRAMIADVPTLSIDEVRVIENSSVMFDEQIALRLGLVPLTTPDDYEIGETVTLALDVEGPGTAYSGDLVSTDDRVEPADKNVPIIDLKDPEGSETPQRLEVEADAVYDVGREHAKHQGGVAVGYRHLQTVEVVGDADEFGDDDPHILRGVIEESEASHASATSSGDEPRDGELIPTEEFDHDLTQRYPGKEVEVNDVPNAFVFHVETDGSMSVDDLVTAAVDTIHDRADELKDAVQL; encoded by the coding sequence ATGGCACCGGACTACGACGTGGAGTTCATCGACCGGGGCGATCGCAACCGCGAGGCACGGTTCCTCGTGCGTGACGTGAGCCCCGCGTTCGCGAACGGGATCCGGCGGGCGATGATCGCCGACGTGCCGACGCTCTCGATCGACGAGGTGCGGGTCATCGAGAACTCGTCGGTCATGTTCGACGAGCAGATCGCGCTTCGGCTCGGGCTGGTCCCGCTGACCACGCCCGACGACTACGAGATCGGGGAGACGGTCACGCTCGCGCTGGACGTCGAGGGGCCGGGAACCGCCTACTCGGGCGACCTGGTCAGCACCGACGACCGCGTCGAGCCGGCCGACAAGAACGTCCCGATCATCGACCTCAAGGACCCGGAAGGATCCGAGACCCCCCAGCGCCTCGAAGTCGAGGCCGACGCGGTCTACGACGTGGGTCGGGAACACGCCAAACACCAGGGCGGCGTGGCGGTCGGTTACCGTCACCTTCAAACTGTGGAGGTCGTCGGCGACGCCGACGAGTTCGGCGACGACGACCCGCACATTCTGCGGGGCGTGATCGAGGAGAGCGAGGCGTCCCACGCCTCGGCAACGTCGAGCGGCGACGAGCCGCGAGACGGCGAACTGATCCCGACCGAGGAGTTCGACCACGACCTGACCCAGCGGTATCCGGGGAAGGAGGTCGAAGTCAACGACGTGCCAAACGCCTTCGTGTTCCACGTCGAGACCGACGGTTCGATGTCGGTCGACGATCTGGTGACGGCGGCGGTGGACACGATCCACGACCGGGCCGACGAACTGAAAGACGCAGTACAGCTATAA